The following coding sequences lie in one Pseudoxanthomonas sp. SE1 genomic window:
- a CDS encoding YchJ family metal-binding protein, whose translation MTTCPCGTGRDYAACCGHYHAGGIAPDAEALMRSRYSAFVIGDGDYLRATWHPDTCPAELGLDAPGAPRTTWLGLSVKRHRVTGPDTAEVEFVARYRAGGGSAVRLHERSRFVRLDGRWLYVDGEHL comes from the coding sequence ATGACCACCTGCCCCTGCGGCACCGGACGCGATTACGCGGCCTGCTGCGGCCACTACCACGCCGGCGGTATCGCGCCGGATGCCGAAGCGCTGATGCGTTCGCGCTACAGCGCCTTCGTCATCGGTGATGGCGACTACCTGCGCGCCACCTGGCATCCCGACACCTGTCCGGCCGAGCTGGGCCTGGACGCACCCGGTGCGCCGCGCACCACGTGGCTGGGCCTGTCGGTGAAGCGGCATCGCGTCACCGGGCCGGATACCGCCGAGGTGGAGTTTGTCGCCCGCTATCGTGCCGGCGGTGGCAGCGCCGTGCGGCTGCACGAGCGCAGCCGTTTCGTCCGCCTCGACGGACGGTGGCTGTACGTGGATGGCGAGCATCTGTGA
- a CDS encoding serine hydrolase domain-containing protein: MPIETPPASPDRRRWLASLATIPLAACAWPVVSHATACDDAANWIPPDAFLADLPRLMQALRVPAIGMAVVERGDVVWSRNLGMANAETRTPVADDTLFEDASLSKPVFAYAVLQLADQGVIDLDAPLVRYRRMDYLADHPWVDLVTARDVLRHSTGLPNWRKDPANETLVPAVKPGTRIDYSGEAIFWLQLVVEQITGESLDESMQRLLFGPAGMRDSSYTWSKDLAARSVYGHRAVEDEAPGMPPQMLRDTWNAAQTVADRRGKPLSAWRYEDAERALPDVQAITPKGLVNWPGDILANAAASLRTTPQDYARFMALMVRTQREPWQIAEATRTAMLTKQIDVPGRWTDKGLGWNLEATPRGTVFYHSGSNGGIFKNFALGDARGQRALVALTNGGSGNVLYRRVVRAATGHDLLAFDL; this comes from the coding sequence ATGCCTATCGAAACTCCGCCCGCTTCGCCCGATCGCCGCCGCTGGCTGGCCTCTCTGGCCACGATTCCACTGGCGGCCTGCGCCTGGCCTGTGGTCAGCCATGCCACCGCCTGCGACGACGCCGCCAACTGGATTCCCCCCGACGCATTCCTCGCCGACCTGCCGCGCCTGATGCAGGCGTTGCGCGTGCCGGCGATCGGCATGGCCGTGGTGGAACGGGGCGACGTAGTGTGGTCGCGCAACCTCGGCATGGCGAACGCGGAGACGCGGACACCGGTGGCGGACGACACGCTGTTCGAGGACGCCTCGCTCAGCAAACCGGTGTTCGCCTACGCGGTGCTGCAACTGGCGGATCAGGGCGTGATCGATCTCGACGCGCCGCTGGTGCGTTACCGGCGGATGGATTACCTGGCCGACCATCCGTGGGTGGATCTGGTCACCGCGCGCGACGTGCTGCGCCATTCCACCGGACTGCCGAACTGGCGCAAGGATCCGGCGAACGAAACATTGGTGCCGGCGGTGAAGCCGGGCACGCGCATCGATTACTCCGGTGAAGCGATCTTCTGGCTGCAACTGGTGGTCGAGCAGATCACTGGCGAGAGCCTGGACGAATCGATGCAGCGCCTGCTGTTCGGCCCGGCCGGCATGCGCGATAGCAGCTACACGTGGAGCAAGGATCTCGCCGCGCGTTCCGTCTACGGCCATCGTGCCGTCGAGGACGAGGCACCCGGCATGCCGCCGCAGATGCTGCGCGACACCTGGAACGCCGCGCAGACCGTCGCCGACCGCCGGGGCAAGCCGCTGTCCGCGTGGCGCTACGAGGACGCCGAGCGTGCGCTGCCGGACGTGCAGGCGATCACGCCCAAGGGGCTGGTGAACTGGCCCGGCGATATCCTGGCCAATGCCGCGGCTAGCCTGCGCACGACACCGCAGGACTACGCGCGCTTCATGGCGCTGATGGTGCGTACGCAACGCGAACCATGGCAGATCGCCGAGGCGACACGGACCGCGATGCTGACGAAGCAGATCGACGTGCCCGGCCGCTGGACGGACAAGGGCCTGGGCTGGAACCTGGAGGCCACGCCGCGCGGCACGGTGTTCTACCACTCCGGCAGCAACGGCGGGATCTTCAAGAACTTCGCGCTCGGTGACGCCCGTGGCCAGCGCGCGCTGGTGGCGCTGACCAACGGCGGCAGCGGCAACGTGCTGTACCGACGCGTGGTGCGCGCCGCCACCGGTCACGACCTGCTGGCGTTTGACCTGTGA
- the folE gene encoding GTP cyclohydrolase I FolE, whose amino-acid sequence MSQSDDNPGKVTQAQAEDAVRVLLEWAGEDPAREGLLDTPKRVAKAYRDWFSGYQMDPREYLARTFEEVAGYDEMIVLRDIEFESHCEHHMAPIIGKAHVGYLPDGKVVGISKLARVVDVYARRFQVQEKMTAQIAQCIQDVLQPRGVAVVVDGAHECMTTRGVHKRGVSMVTSKMLGTFREDARTRAEFLRFIETGNGRR is encoded by the coding sequence ATGAGCCAGTCCGACGACAATCCCGGCAAGGTCACCCAGGCGCAGGCCGAGGATGCCGTGCGCGTGCTGCTCGAGTGGGCGGGCGAAGATCCCGCGCGCGAAGGCCTGCTGGACACGCCCAAGCGCGTGGCCAAGGCTTACCGCGACTGGTTCAGCGGCTACCAGATGGATCCGCGCGAGTACCTGGCGCGCACGTTCGAGGAAGTGGCGGGCTACGATGAAATGATCGTGCTGCGCGACATCGAGTTCGAGAGCCATTGCGAGCACCACATGGCGCCGATCATCGGCAAGGCGCACGTAGGTTACCTGCCGGACGGCAAGGTGGTGGGCATCAGCAAGCTGGCGCGCGTGGTGGATGTGTATGCGCGCCGCTTCCAGGTGCAGGAGAAGATGACCGCGCAGATCGCGCAGTGCATCCAGGACGTGCTGCAGCCGCGTGGCGTGGCGGTCGTGGTCGACGGCGCGCACGAATGCATGACCACGCGCGGCGTGCACAAGCGCGGCGTCAGCATGGTGACCAGCAAGATGCTGGGCACCTTCCGTGAAGATGCGCGCACCCGTGCCGAATTCCTGCGGTTCATCGAGACGGGCAACGGGCGGCGGTGA
- a CDS encoding cupin domain-containing protein gives MKSRHLRMGVGFLPIFEANGVQAAQMVIRPGGREGGPDNRHRGADQWLFVAEGQGVAIVEDVRRVLKPGSLLLIERGERHEIRATGRTPLKTVNFYSPPAYTPDGDERPAGKP, from the coding sequence ATGAAATCCAGGCATCTGCGCATGGGCGTCGGCTTCCTGCCGATCTTCGAGGCCAACGGCGTGCAGGCGGCGCAGATGGTCATCAGGCCCGGCGGCAGGGAAGGTGGGCCGGACAATCGCCATCGCGGCGCTGACCAGTGGCTGTTCGTTGCCGAGGGCCAGGGCGTGGCCATCGTGGAAGACGTGCGCCGCGTGCTGAAGCCCGGCAGCCTGCTGCTGATCGAACGCGGCGAACGCCACGAGATCCGCGCCACCGGCCGTACGCCGCTGAAGACGGTCAACTTCTACTCCCCGCCTGCCTACACGCCCGACGGCGATGAGCGGCCGGCGGGTAAGCCCTGA
- a CDS encoding YetF domain-containing protein, whose amino-acid sequence MTMESVARSLFDLGMPWWEFVLRAVAVYVVVLLMVRLTGKRTVGQFTPFDLLVVVLLGTAVQNSLIGGDTSLLGGLILAATLLGLNWSVGKLSARSRRFDQMVEGRPVILLRHGELFRDELARQSLSEHDFAIARRSAGYATLGEIELAVLETSGEITFIGRKP is encoded by the coding sequence ATGACGATGGAGAGCGTGGCGCGCAGCCTGTTCGATCTGGGCATGCCGTGGTGGGAATTCGTGTTGCGTGCCGTCGCCGTCTACGTGGTGGTGTTGCTGATGGTGCGCCTGACCGGCAAGCGCACCGTGGGCCAGTTCACACCGTTCGATCTGCTGGTAGTGGTGCTGCTGGGAACGGCGGTGCAGAACTCGCTGATCGGTGGGGATACCTCGTTGCTGGGCGGGCTGATCCTGGCGGCGACGTTGCTGGGCCTGAACTGGAGCGTGGGCAAACTGTCCGCGCGCAGCCGCCGCTTCGACCAGATGGTGGAGGGCAGGCCGGTGATCCTGCTGCGGCATGGTGAACTCTTCCGCGATGAGCTGGCGCGCCAGTCGCTGAGCGAGCACGACTTCGCCATCGCGCGCCGCTCCGCAGGCTACGCCACGTTGGGGGAAATCGAACTGGCGGTGCTCGAAACCTCGGGCGAGATCACCTTCATCGGCCGAAAGCCCTGA
- a CDS encoding M20 family metallopeptidase, whose product MRTARLFAVSLLALACALPAAAQDAAPAQRAEVAAAGKAVQQQVVDWRRHFHQHPELSNREEQTSKRVAEELRKLGLQPRTGIAHHGVTAVIKGGRPGPRIALRADMDALPVTERNSLPFASKATATYRGETVGVMHACGHDAHTGILLGVAKALVAMKDTLPGEVLLVFQPSEEGAPAGEEGGASLMLKEGLFKDFKPDAMFGLHVFSSIPVGQIGVRQGPLMAASDSFNLKVVGRQTHGSRPWGGVDPIVAMADVIGTTQTIVSRRTDISRQPAVVSFGAIKGGIRYNIIPDDVEVVGTIRTFDEGMRQKIFADLKNVASHVSAAHGAKVEANVPDRDGNPATINDPALTARMTPSLQAVVGADNVITPPLQMGAEDFSFYALEVPSMFFFVGSTAKGTDPVTAPSNHSPEFMLDEASLDVGVRALLQVTLDYLEKPKG is encoded by the coding sequence ATGCGTACAGCTCGTCTTTTCGCCGTTTCCCTGCTCGCTCTCGCGTGCGCACTTCCCGCCGCCGCGCAGGACGCCGCACCCGCGCAACGAGCGGAAGTCGCCGCCGCCGGCAAGGCCGTGCAGCAGCAGGTCGTGGACTGGCGCCGGCACTTCCACCAGCATCCGGAGCTGTCCAACCGCGAGGAGCAGACATCCAAGCGCGTCGCGGAAGAATTGCGCAAGCTCGGCCTGCAACCGCGCACCGGCATCGCGCACCACGGCGTCACCGCTGTCATCAAGGGCGGCAGGCCAGGCCCGCGCATCGCGTTGCGGGCGGACATGGATGCGTTGCCGGTCACCGAGCGCAACAGCCTGCCCTTCGCATCGAAGGCCACCGCGACCTATCGCGGCGAAACCGTCGGCGTCATGCATGCCTGCGGCCACGACGCCCACACCGGCATCCTGCTGGGCGTGGCGAAGGCGCTGGTGGCGATGAAGGACACGCTGCCCGGCGAAGTGCTGCTGGTGTTCCAGCCTTCCGAGGAGGGCGCGCCGGCCGGCGAGGAAGGCGGTGCGTCGCTGATGCTGAAGGAAGGCCTGTTCAAGGACTTCAAGCCGGACGCCATGTTCGGCCTGCACGTGTTCTCGTCGATTCCCGTCGGCCAGATCGGCGTGCGCCAGGGCCCGCTGATGGCGGCGTCGGACAGCTTCAACCTGAAGGTCGTCGGCCGGCAGACGCACGGCTCGCGGCCATGGGGCGGCGTGGATCCGATCGTGGCGATGGCCGATGTCATCGGCACCACGCAGACGATCGTCAGCCGTCGCACCGACATCTCCAGACAACCGGCGGTGGTCAGCTTCGGCGCCATCAAGGGCGGCATCCGCTACAACATCATCCCCGACGACGTGGAAGTGGTCGGTACCATCCGCACCTTCGACGAAGGCATGCGGCAGAAGATCTTCGCCGACCTGAAGAACGTCGCCAGCCACGTGTCCGCCGCGCATGGCGCGAAGGTGGAAGCCAACGTGCCCGACCGCGACGGCAACCCCGCCACCATCAACGACCCGGCGCTCACCGCCCGCATGACGCCCAGCCTGCAGGCCGTGGTCGGCGCGGACAACGTGATCACGCCGCCGCTGCAGATGGGCGCAGAGGACTTCTCGTTCTACGCGCTGGAAGTACCGTCGATGTTCTTCTTCGTCGGCAGCACTGCGAAAGGCACCGACCCGGTGACCGCGCCCAGCAACCACTCCCCGGAGTTCATGCTCGACGAAGCCTCGCTCGACGTTGGCGTGCGCGCGCTGCTGCAGGTGACACTGGATTACCTGGAGAAGCCGAAGGGCTGA
- the purU gene encoding formyltetrahydrofolate deformylase — protein sequence MRRDHILTLSCPDTTGIVYRVTGLLFDAGCNILDAQQFGDDESGRFFLRVHFDLPEAITADALRTRFAPLADAFAMEWQIHDARRKARLMVLVSKQGHCLNDLLFRVHSRQLPVEIACVASNHDDFAALAQSYGVAFHHLPVSAAHRDEQEQRIIDLVERERIDLVVLARYMQILSPTLCDALAGRAINIHHSFLPSFKGARPYHQAHQRGVKIIGATAHYVTRDLDEGPIIEQDVARVDHAMTPKELVRMGSDIESLVLARAVRRHVEHRILLNGHRTVVFR from the coding sequence ATGCGCCGCGACCACATCCTCACGCTCTCCTGCCCGGACACCACCGGCATCGTCTATCGCGTCACCGGCCTGCTGTTCGACGCGGGCTGCAACATCCTGGACGCGCAGCAGTTCGGCGACGACGAATCCGGCCGCTTCTTCCTGCGCGTGCATTTCGACCTGCCGGAGGCCATCACCGCCGACGCCCTGCGTACGCGCTTCGCGCCGCTGGCCGACGCGTTCGCGATGGAGTGGCAGATCCACGACGCCCGCCGCAAGGCACGGCTGATGGTGCTGGTGAGCAAGCAGGGGCATTGCCTCAACGACCTTCTGTTCCGCGTGCACAGCCGGCAGCTGCCGGTTGAGATCGCCTGCGTCGCGTCCAACCACGACGACTTCGCGGCACTGGCGCAATCCTACGGCGTGGCGTTCCACCACCTGCCGGTCTCCGCGGCGCATCGGGATGAGCAGGAGCAGCGCATCATCGACCTGGTCGAACGCGAGCGGATCGACCTGGTCGTGCTGGCCCGCTACATGCAGATCCTCTCGCCCACGCTGTGCGATGCACTGGCCGGCCGCGCCATCAATATCCACCACAGCTTCCTGCCCAGCTTCAAGGGCGCCCGGCCGTACCACCAGGCGCACCAGCGCGGGGTCAAGATCATCGGCGCCACCGCCCATTACGTGACCCGCGACCTCGACGAAGGCCCGATCATCGAACAGGACGTCGCGCGCGTGGACCACGCGATGACGCCGAAGGAACTGGTCCGCATGGGCAGCGACATCGAATCGCTGGTGCTCGCCCGCGCCGTGCGCCGCCACGTGGAGCACCGCATCCTGCTCAACGGCCATCGCACGGTGGTGTTCCGCTAG
- a CDS encoding TSUP family transporter: MPDLALQVLLLLFLAAMLAGFIDAIAGGGGMVTIPAMLLAGIPPLHVLGTNKLQSLFGSASASWAYARHGHVDLKGQLPMALTAALGAVGGALLATIIPVEWLKLALPFLLVGIAIYFGLKPDIGHVDRHQRMHPLVFGLTFVPVIGFYDGVFGPGTGSFLMLGFVALAGFGILKATAHTKFLNFGSNLGAFAVFLAFGAVLWKVGLVMGAGQFLGAQLGSRFAMKQGARIIKPLLVTVSIALAIRLLADPQHPLRMWFASF; encoded by the coding sequence ATGCCCGATCTCGCCCTGCAGGTACTCCTGCTGCTGTTCCTCGCCGCGATGCTGGCGGGCTTCATCGACGCCATCGCCGGTGGCGGCGGCATGGTCACCATCCCGGCGATGCTGCTGGCCGGCATTCCGCCGCTGCACGTGCTGGGCACCAACAAACTGCAGTCGCTGTTCGGCTCGGCCTCGGCCAGCTGGGCCTACGCGCGGCACGGGCACGTCGACCTGAAAGGACAGCTGCCGATGGCGCTCACCGCTGCGCTGGGCGCGGTGGGTGGCGCGCTGCTGGCGACGATCATCCCGGTGGAGTGGCTGAAGCTGGCGCTGCCGTTCCTGCTGGTGGGCATCGCCATCTATTTCGGACTGAAGCCTGACATCGGCCACGTGGACCGGCACCAGCGCATGCACCCGCTCGTGTTCGGGCTGACCTTCGTGCCGGTGATCGGTTTCTACGACGGCGTGTTCGGTCCGGGCACGGGGTCGTTCCTGATGCTGGGCTTCGTGGCGCTGGCGGGGTTCGGCATCCTCAAGGCGACGGCGCATACCAAGTTCCTCAACTTCGGCTCCAACCTCGGGGCGTTCGCGGTGTTCCTCGCGTTCGGCGCGGTGCTGTGGAAGGTGGGGCTGGTGATGGGCGCGGGACAGTTCCTCGGCGCGCAGCTGGGCTCGCGCTTCGCGATGAAGCAGGGCGCCCGCATCATCAAGCCGCTGCTGGTGACGGTGTCGATCGCACTGGCGATCCGGCTGCTGGCCGACCCGCAGCATCCGTTGCGGATGTGGTTCGCGTCCTTCTGA
- a CDS encoding acyl-CoA thioesterase: MTELANAEARPTEARLLHMVFPDHTNHLGTLFGGQALAWMDMSAFIAASRYARTTVVTARSEQVDFNQPIHKGDLVEVVARVVKVGRSSMNVDVEVITENLLTGERKLCTRGHFVMIALDPLGRPTQAPPLPATT; the protein is encoded by the coding sequence ATGACTGAACTGGCCAACGCCGAAGCGCGCCCCACCGAAGCGCGCCTGCTGCACATGGTCTTCCCCGACCACACCAACCATCTGGGCACGCTGTTCGGCGGCCAGGCATTGGCATGGATGGACATGTCGGCCTTCATCGCCGCTTCCCGATACGCACGCACCACGGTGGTCACCGCGCGCTCGGAACAGGTGGACTTCAACCAGCCCATCCACAAGGGCGACCTGGTGGAAGTGGTCGCGCGCGTAGTGAAGGTCGGCCGCAGCTCGATGAACGTCGACGTGGAAGTCATCACCGAGAACCTGCTGACCGGCGAACGCAAGCTGTGCACGCGCGGCCACTTCGTGATGATCGCCCTGGATCCGCTGGGCCGGCCGACGCAGGCACCACCCTTGCCGGCCACCACGTAG
- a CDS encoding linear amide C-N hydrolase yields the protein MDRRFVLPLALAASLLPAFASGPAAACTRLVYLGADSDVITARSMDWKNDVATNLWIFPRGMQRSGQAGPNSITWTSKYGSVIATGYEVSTTDGMNEAGLMANVLWLVESEYPAYDGRGPGLSIAAWAQYALDNYGSVKEAVEALREEPFTLVTDKVPGEDRLATLHLSLSDASGDSAIIEYIDGKQVIHHGRQYQVMTNSPVFEQQLALNAYWKQIGGTVMLPGTNRAADRFARASFYVNVIPKSEDPVKALASVFSVIRNASVPFGINTPEEPNISSTRWRTVADHKRKLYFFESALTPNTFWVDLKEVDFSKDTGKVLRLDLGPDQRNVFAGNAVKDFRPAEPFEFLGL from the coding sequence ATGGATCGTCGCTTCGTCCTGCCGCTTGCCCTTGCCGCATCGCTGTTGCCCGCCTTTGCCTCCGGCCCCGCCGCCGCCTGTACCCGACTGGTCTATCTGGGGGCGGACAGCGACGTCATCACCGCCCGTTCGATGGACTGGAAGAACGACGTGGCGACGAACCTGTGGATCTTCCCGCGCGGCATGCAGCGCAGCGGGCAGGCCGGGCCCAACTCGATCACGTGGACGTCGAAGTACGGCAGCGTGATCGCCACCGGCTACGAGGTCTCCACCACCGACGGCATGAACGAGGCCGGGCTGATGGCCAACGTGCTGTGGCTGGTGGAATCCGAGTACCCGGCTTACGACGGACGCGGCCCGGGCCTGAGCATCGCCGCGTGGGCGCAGTACGCACTGGACAACTACGGCAGCGTGAAGGAAGCCGTCGAGGCGCTGCGCGAGGAGCCCTTCACCCTGGTGACCGACAAGGTGCCCGGCGAGGACCGGCTGGCCACGCTGCACCTGTCCCTGTCGGACGCCAGCGGCGACAGCGCCATCATCGAGTACATCGACGGCAAGCAGGTGATCCACCACGGCCGCCAGTACCAGGTGATGACGAACTCGCCGGTGTTCGAGCAACAGCTGGCGCTGAACGCGTACTGGAAGCAGATCGGCGGCACGGTGATGCTGCCGGGCACCAACCGCGCCGCGGACCGCTTCGCGCGCGCGTCGTTCTATGTCAACGTGATCCCGAAGAGCGAGGACCCGGTGAAGGCGCTGGCCAGTGTCTTCAGCGTGATCCGCAACGCATCGGTGCCGTTCGGCATCAACACGCCGGAGGAGCCGAATATTTCGTCCACGCGCTGGCGCACGGTGGCCGACCACAAGCGCAAGCTGTACTTCTTCGAATCCGCATTGACGCCGAACACCTTCTGGGTGGACCTGAAGGAAGTGGATTTCTCGAAAGACACCGGCAAGGTGCTGCGGCTCGACCTGGGCCCGGACCAGCGCAATGTGTTCGCCGGCAACGCGGTGAAGGACTTCAGGCCGGCGGAGCCGTTCGAGTTCCTGGGCCTGTAG
- the metE gene encoding 5-methyltetrahydropteroyltriglutamate--homocysteine S-methyltransferase: MTTVTTLGFPRIGAKRELKSALENYWRGDTSAADLQQTARDLRHRHWQLQRDAGADVVPCNDFSLYDQVLDTAFLFDAIPDAYRALADADPLAGYFALARGVQKDGTDLRALEMTKWFDTNYHYLVPELHAGQTFRLRGDKPLSEYREAVAAGHAARPVLLGPVSFLLLSKCVDGSDRLALLDRLLPVYAELLAKLHDAGADWVQIDEPCLVLDLDDATRDAYLKAYATLAKNGRPALLLATYFGRLGDNLLLACALPVDGLHVDLVRGKEQLDDVLKHLPKGRVLSAGLVDGRNIWRTNLDNALILARYALGHVGDNALWLSPSCSLLHVPVDLAGEKALPSDLKSWLAFARQKVEELRLLADALRDPRAAEPGLAIARDRIASRRQSARVHRPEVAARLASAEATDTHRDSPYPQRRAAQAALLGLPGFPTTTIGSFPQTHEVREARARNRSGKLADADYDAFLREETERCVRFQEDVGLDVLVHGEFERNDMVEYFGEQLDGFAFTKNGWVQSYGSRCVKPPVIYGDVSRPAPMTVRWSQYAQSLTDRPMKGMLTGPVTVLQWSFVRDDQTRAQTCRQIALALRDEVLDLEAAGIRVIQIDEPALREGLPLRRADWHGYLAWAVECFRITAAGVADDTQVHTHMCYSEFNDIMQAVAAMDADVISIETSRSRMELLDAFVKFRYPNEIGPGVYDIHSPRIPTGGEMVDLLQKARAVLAPEQIWVNPDCGLKTRGWPEVRTALERMVEAARALRGDQARAA, from the coding sequence ATGACCACCGTTACCACGCTCGGCTTCCCGCGCATCGGCGCGAAGCGCGAACTGAAATCCGCCCTGGAAAACTACTGGCGCGGCGACACCAGCGCCGCCGACCTGCAACAGACCGCACGCGACCTGCGCCACCGCCACTGGCAGCTGCAGCGCGATGCCGGCGCCGATGTCGTGCCGTGCAACGACTTCTCGCTGTACGACCAGGTGCTGGACACCGCGTTCCTGTTCGACGCCATCCCCGACGCCTACCGCGCGCTGGCCGATGCCGATCCGCTGGCGGGCTACTTCGCGCTGGCGCGTGGCGTGCAGAAGGACGGCACCGATCTGCGCGCGCTGGAGATGACCAAGTGGTTCGACACCAACTACCACTACCTCGTGCCGGAACTGCACGCCGGCCAGACCTTCCGCCTGCGCGGCGACAAGCCGCTGTCGGAATATCGTGAAGCCGTCGCCGCAGGCCACGCCGCACGGCCGGTGCTGCTGGGCCCGGTGAGCTTCCTGCTGCTTTCAAAATGTGTGGATGGCAGCGACCGCCTCGCGCTGCTGGATCGCCTGCTGCCGGTCTACGCCGAGCTGCTGGCGAAGCTGCATGACGCGGGCGCGGACTGGGTGCAGATCGACGAGCCCTGCCTGGTGCTGGACCTGGACGACGCCACGCGCGACGCATACCTGAAGGCCTATGCGACGTTGGCGAAGAACGGGCGGCCTGCATTGTTGCTGGCCACCTACTTCGGCCGCCTGGGCGACAACCTGCTGTTGGCCTGCGCATTGCCGGTGGATGGCCTGCATGTCGACCTGGTGCGCGGCAAGGAACAACTCGACGACGTGCTGAAGCATCTTCCGAAAGGCCGCGTGCTGTCGGCCGGCCTGGTGGACGGACGCAACATCTGGCGCACGAACCTGGACAACGCGCTGATCCTGGCCAGGTACGCGCTCGGTCACGTCGGCGATAACGCGCTGTGGCTGTCGCCGTCGTGCTCGCTGCTGCATGTGCCGGTCGATCTGGCGGGCGAAAAGGCGCTGCCTTCCGACCTGAAGTCGTGGCTGGCCTTCGCGCGCCAGAAAGTGGAGGAACTGCGCCTGCTGGCCGATGCGCTGCGCGATCCGCGCGCGGCGGAGCCGGGCTTGGCCATCGCCCGCGACCGCATCGCATCGCGCCGGCAATCCGCACGCGTGCATCGTCCGGAGGTGGCCGCGCGCCTGGCCTCTGCGGAGGCCACCGACACCCACCGGGACTCGCCCTATCCGCAGCGCCGCGCCGCACAGGCGGCGCTGCTCGGCTTGCCCGGTTTCCCGACCACCACCATCGGCTCGTTCCCGCAGACCCACGAAGTGCGCGAGGCACGCGCACGGAACAGGAGCGGCAAGCTGGCGGATGCGGACTACGACGCCTTCCTGCGCGAGGAAACCGAACGCTGCGTGCGTTTCCAGGAGGACGTCGGCCTCGACGTGCTGGTGCATGGCGAGTTCGAACGCAACGACATGGTGGAGTACTTCGGCGAACAGCTGGATGGCTTCGCCTTCACGAAGAATGGCTGGGTGCAGAGCTACGGCTCACGCTGCGTGAAGCCACCGGTGATCTATGGCGATGTCTCGCGTCCGGCGCCGATGACGGTGCGCTGGTCGCAGTACGCGCAGTCGCTGACCGACCGGCCGATGAAGGGCATGCTGACCGGGCCGGTGACGGTGCTGCAGTGGTCGTTCGTGCGCGACGACCAGACGCGCGCGCAGACCTGCCGGCAGATCGCGCTGGCGCTGCGGGATGAGGTGCTGGACCTGGAAGCCGCCGGCATCCGCGTCATCCAGATTGACGAGCCCGCGCTGCGCGAAGGCCTGCCGTTGCGGCGCGCCGATTGGCACGGGTACCTGGCATGGGCCGTGGAGTGCTTCCGCATCACGGCGGCGGGCGTCGCCGACGACACCCAGGTGCATACGCACATGTGCTACTCCGAGTTCAACGACATCATGCAGGCCGTGGCCGCGATGGATGCCGACGTCATCTCCATCGAGACCTCGCGCTCGCGCATGGAACTGCTGGACGCGTTCGTGAAGTTCCGCTATCCCAACGAAATCGGCCCGGGCGTGTACGACATCCATTCCCCGCGGATTCCCACCGGCGGCGAGATGGTCGACCTGCTGCAGAAGGCGCGTGCCGTGCTGGCACCGGAGCAGATCTGGGTCAATCCCGATTGCGGCCTGAAGACGCGCGGCTGGCCGGAGGTCCGCACGGCGCTGGAGCGGATGGTGGAAGCGGCCCGCGCACTGCGAGGCGATCAGGCGCGGGCAGCCTGA